The Salinibaculum sp. SYNS191 genome has a window encoding:
- a CDS encoding cyclase family protein → MPVYPGSRAVRVASVTTVEDDGARVTELDLDTHVGTHVDAPAHTLADGKTLDEFPLSAFSFDALVVDCTGVGEREPIGVDALPDPTDHDLLVVRTDWSEHWGTERYRDHPYLTADAAAWCGDHGYSVGLDTFGPDPTPSADPARERDGEPDGLPAHDALFAAECLVVENLRGLSRLPAEFELTALPLALEAEASPVRAVATTDS, encoded by the coding sequence ATGCCAGTCTACCCCGGCAGCCGCGCGGTTCGCGTCGCGTCGGTGACCACAGTCGAGGACGACGGCGCGCGCGTGACCGAACTCGACCTCGATACCCACGTGGGAACCCACGTCGACGCGCCGGCGCACACGCTGGCCGACGGGAAGACCCTCGACGAGTTCCCGCTGTCGGCCTTCTCGTTCGACGCGCTGGTGGTGGACTGCACCGGCGTCGGCGAGCGCGAGCCCATCGGTGTCGACGCACTGCCCGACCCGACCGACCACGACCTGCTCGTCGTCCGGACCGACTGGAGCGAGCACTGGGGCACCGAGCGGTACCGCGACCACCCGTATCTGACCGCCGACGCCGCCGCGTGGTGTGGCGACCACGGCTACAGCGTCGGGCTGGACACCTTCGGCCCCGACCCGACGCCCAGCGCCGACCCCGCGCGGGAGCGCGACGGAGAGCCCGACGGACTGCCGGCACACGACGCACTCTTCGCGGCGGAGTGCCTCGTCGTGGAGAATCTCCGTGGGCTGTCGCGACTGCCGGCGGAGTTCGAACTGACAGCGCTGCCGCTCGCACTCGAAGCCGAGGCGAGTCCCGTGCGTGCGGTGGCGACGACCGATTCCTGA
- a CDS encoding MFS transporter, translated as MDDSAPPRAVLWLILAAATLTVMAGAIIGPVVRQIQLGVGVSESLAGLIITTHGILIVLVSPVAGAVIDRLGPRKPLVGGLLVYGAGGGAGLLVEEFVPLLLSRVVLGVGVAFVYTAITVLIFTLYQGQRMDRALGLRSSANSLGAAVWPLVGGALGAISWQAPFGVYLVAVPLGLLAVATVPETGHGRRNTAENPDILTQIRNLLAVFRRIPAIPAVYLLYFGANVFLYVVVVYYPQLVAGFGVTSTLAVGVYLAVNGTSSALAAALYDRLLARFSRPLLALAAFALWAGGFALAAVVDAPVAAGAPVVLLGLGTGLVFPATFGWIEALAPPDRQGSLSSYVASAGYLGQFVSPLAFGTVIPFAGVRGVFGVAAAAAFAGLVLLGGVLATRGTTTG; from the coding sequence ATGGACGACTCCGCGCCGCCACGCGCAGTGTTGTGGCTGATTCTCGCCGCTGCGACGCTGACAGTGATGGCCGGCGCAATCATCGGTCCCGTCGTCCGGCAGATACAACTTGGCGTCGGCGTCTCCGAGTCGCTCGCGGGGCTCATCATCACGACCCACGGCATCCTCATCGTCCTCGTGAGCCCCGTCGCGGGCGCGGTCATCGACCGCCTCGGGCCGCGCAAACCGCTGGTCGGGGGCCTGCTCGTCTACGGGGCCGGCGGCGGTGCCGGCCTGCTCGTCGAGGAGTTCGTCCCGCTCCTGCTCTCGCGGGTCGTCCTCGGCGTCGGCGTCGCCTTCGTCTACACCGCCATCACCGTCCTCATCTTCACGCTGTACCAGGGCCAGCGGATGGACCGCGCGCTCGGCCTCCGCAGTAGCGCGAACAGCCTCGGTGCGGCGGTCTGGCCGCTGGTCGGCGGGGCACTCGGCGCGATCTCCTGGCAGGCACCCTTCGGCGTCTATCTCGTGGCGGTACCGCTGGGCCTGCTCGCCGTCGCGACGGTTCCGGAGACCGGTCACGGTCGGCGGAATACCGCAGAGAACCCCGACATCCTGACACAAATCCGGAATCTGCTGGCCGTGTTCCGACGGATTCCGGCGATTCCCGCGGTCTATCTCCTGTACTTCGGGGCCAACGTCTTCCTGTACGTCGTCGTGGTCTACTACCCGCAACTGGTCGCCGGCTTCGGCGTCACGTCGACGTTGGCGGTCGGCGTCTACCTGGCGGTCAACGGCACGTCCTCGGCGCTCGCGGCGGCGCTGTACGACCGCCTGCTGGCGCGCTTTAGCCGCCCGCTGCTCGCGCTCGCGGCGTTCGCGCTGTGGGCCGGCGGGTTCGCGCTGGCGGCCGTCGTCGACGCCCCGGTCGCCGCCGGCGCACCGGTCGTCCTCCTCGGACTCGGGACGGGGCTGGTCTTTCCCGCTACCTTCGGCTGGATAGAGGCGCTGGCACCGCCCGACCGCCAGGGGAGTCTCAGTTCCTACGTCGCCTCGGCGGGCTACCTGGGGCAGTTCGTCTCGCCGCTGGCGTTCGGGACCGTGATTCCGTTCGCCGGGGTGCGGGGCGTCTTCGGCGTCGCCGCGGCCGCTGCGTTCGCGGGCCTCGTGCTGCTGGGTGGTGTGCTGGCGACACGCGGAACCACGACGGGGTGA
- a CDS encoding TspO/MBR family protein, whose protein sequence is MSTTTRTVSLDRGDLPTVVASVLLVNVVGAAPAVLAGPDSAWFQALDKPAIYPPPWVFGVVWTTLFTLLGVALAIVWLSGTDRRPVRIALGLFVLQMVFNVAWTPAFFALEDLLLGLVVIVSLWPLVVATLVAFARVDRRAGALVAPYLLWVTFAAVLNYQFLALN, encoded by the coding sequence ATGAGCACGACAACTCGCACCGTCTCGCTCGACCGCGGGGACCTGCCCACGGTCGTCGCGAGCGTCCTCCTCGTCAACGTCGTTGGTGCGGCCCCCGCCGTCCTCGCCGGGCCGGACTCGGCGTGGTTCCAGGCGCTGGACAAGCCCGCCATCTACCCGCCGCCGTGGGTGTTCGGCGTCGTCTGGACGACGCTGTTCACGCTGCTGGGCGTCGCCCTCGCCATCGTCTGGCTGTCGGGCACCGACCGCCGGCCGGTCCGCATCGCGCTCGGCCTGTTCGTCCTCCAGATGGTCTTCAACGTCGCCTGGACGCCGGCCTTTTTCGCGCTGGAGGACCTGCTTCTGGGGCTGGTCGTCATCGTCTCGCTGTGGCCGCTCGTCGTCGCGACGCTGGTCGCCTTCGCTCGCGTCGACCGCCGCGCCGGGGCCCTGGTCGCCCCCTACCTCCTGTGGGTCACCTTCGCGGCCGTCCTGAACTACCAGTTCCTCGCGCTGAACTGA
- the thsA gene encoding thermosome subunit alpha, which translates to MGNQPLIVLSEDSQRTSGKDAQSMNITAGKAVAESVRTTLGPKGMDKMLVDNAGSVVVTNDGVTILDEMDIEHPAANMIVEVAQTQEDEVGDGTTTAVVIAGELLSKAEDLLDQDIHATILAQGYRQAAEKAKEILEEEAIEVDADDDETLENVAATAMTGKGAESAKDLLAELVRRAVQSVADDEGIDTDNVKVETVVGGSIDESQLVEGVIIDKERVHDNMPKFAEDAQIALLDTAVEVPETELDTEVNVSDPDQLQEFLDQEEKQLKEMVDKIAASGADVVFCQKGIDDMAQHYLAQEGILAVRRAKKSDIKALARATGARIVSNIDDITEDDLGFAGSVTEKELAGDEHIFVEDVDEARAVTMILRGGTEHVVDEVERAIEDALGVVAATLEDGKVLPGGGAPETELSLGLRDHADSVGGREQLAIEAFADAIDVIPRTLAENAGLDPIDSLVDLRSQHDAGDNLVGLNAYTGEVEDMSDEVVEPLRVKTQAVESATEAAVMILRIDDVIAAGDLKGGGSDDDEDEGGPGGAPGGMGGMGGMGGMGGMGGMGGAM; encoded by the coding sequence ATGGGTAACCAGCCCCTCATCGTACTTTCCGAGGACTCCCAGCGAACCTCGGGGAAGGACGCACAGTCGATGAACATCACAGCCGGCAAGGCCGTCGCCGAGTCCGTCCGGACGACGCTCGGCCCGAAAGGCATGGACAAGATGCTCGTCGACAACGCGGGCAGCGTCGTCGTCACCAACGACGGCGTCACCATCCTCGACGAGATGGACATCGAGCACCCCGCGGCGAACATGATCGTCGAAGTCGCCCAGACCCAGGAAGACGAGGTCGGCGACGGCACGACGACCGCAGTCGTCATCGCCGGTGAACTCCTCAGCAAGGCCGAGGACCTGCTCGACCAGGACATCCACGCGACCATCCTGGCCCAGGGGTACCGCCAGGCCGCCGAGAAGGCAAAGGAGATCCTCGAGGAGGAGGCCATCGAGGTCGACGCCGACGACGACGAGACCCTGGAGAACGTCGCCGCGACGGCGATGACGGGCAAGGGCGCGGAGAGCGCCAAGGACCTGCTCGCCGAACTCGTCCGCCGCGCCGTCCAGTCGGTCGCCGACGACGAGGGCATCGACACGGACAACGTCAAGGTCGAGACGGTCGTCGGCGGCTCCATCGACGAGTCCCAGCTCGTCGAGGGCGTCATCATCGACAAGGAGCGCGTCCACGACAACATGCCGAAGTTCGCCGAGGACGCGCAGATTGCGCTGCTGGACACGGCCGTCGAGGTCCCCGAGACGGAACTCGACACCGAGGTCAACGTCTCCGACCCCGACCAGCTCCAGGAGTTCCTCGACCAGGAGGAGAAACAGCTCAAGGAGATGGTGGACAAGATCGCCGCCTCCGGCGCCGACGTCGTCTTCTGCCAGAAGGGCATCGACGACATGGCCCAGCACTACCTCGCCCAGGAGGGCATCCTGGCCGTGCGCCGCGCCAAGAAGTCCGACATCAAGGCGCTCGCTCGCGCGACGGGCGCACGCATCGTCTCCAACATCGACGACATCACCGAGGACGACCTCGGCTTCGCCGGCTCCGTCACCGAGAAGGAACTGGCCGGCGACGAGCACATCTTCGTCGAGGACGTCGACGAGGCCCGCGCGGTCACGATGATCCTCCGCGGCGGCACCGAACACGTCGTCGACGAAGTCGAGCGCGCCATCGAGGACGCGCTGGGCGTCGTCGCCGCCACGCTGGAGGACGGCAAGGTCCTCCCCGGCGGCGGTGCACCCGAGACCGAACTCTCGCTGGGTCTGCGTGACCACGCCGACTCCGTTGGCGGCCGCGAACAGCTGGCCATCGAGGCCTTCGCCGACGCCATCGACGTCATCCCGCGCACGCTGGCCGAGAACGCCGGGCTCGACCCCATCGACTCGCTGGTCGACCTGCGCAGCCAGCACGACGCTGGCGACAACCTCGTCGGCCTCAACGCCTACACGGGCGAGGTCGAGGACATGTCCGACGAAGTCGTCGAACCGCTCCGCGTCAAGACCCAGGCCGTCGAATCCGCGACGGAAGCCGCTGTGATGATCCTGCGCATCGACGACGTCATCGCCGCCGGCGACCTGAAGGGCGGCGGCAGCGACGACGACGAGGACGAAGGCGGCCCAGGTGGCGCCCCCGGCGGAATGGGCGGCATGGGCGGCATGGGCGGCATGGGCGGCATGGGCGGTATGGGCGGCGCGATGTAA
- a CDS encoding NAD-binding protein, which produces MRSYEFLDRLPPKRFTRRQRLVLFYALGLVLVVGGYTVVYYAGMRYIEGRPRTVFHSAQIVVETMTTTGYGADSPWSTPAMNVLMVTMQVTGVAIGFVTLRVLVIPLFERTPLHLDDRLSAKDGHVVVAEYERETGVLLDELEQHGTDYVLIESDDDEAKFLSDEGYQVINGDPEDRRDLDRATIERASLLITDTGDRTASVVLTALEANEDLTVVSFTPSTRRTAALAEVGVDRSIAPHALIGQQLAAKATTPVSVEAATGDSAVAIREVLVRHDSPLHGVRVADSPLADHPELTLVAGWFDGEFRLPPSPDERLTSNTVLVVAGPEDAIDDLERATAGVREPRESRHSRVVVAGLGEGGAAAVETLPADVPVTTVDDDPATDPDVVGDVTEPETLRDADIAGASALVVTVDDDATALLTAAMARSIADDVEILVRTTDAEKTSEAFRAGADYVLSTQRVCARLVASEVHGERTVAPVNQIRLVRTSASSFAGNSLGAMRRDTARGWSVVGLVRDGDVYTDGETTIESDDEVFVAGSDEAIQEFERTVGTE; this is translated from the coding sequence ATGCGCTCGTACGAGTTTCTCGATAGGCTCCCGCCCAAGCGGTTCACGCGACGCCAGCGGTTGGTCCTTTTCTACGCACTCGGTCTCGTCCTGGTCGTGGGAGGCTACACCGTCGTCTACTACGCCGGGATGCGGTACATCGAGGGACGTCCGCGGACGGTCTTTCACTCGGCACAGATCGTCGTCGAGACGATGACCACGACGGGATACGGTGCGGATTCGCCGTGGTCGACGCCCGCGATGAACGTGTTGATGGTGACGATGCAGGTGACGGGCGTCGCAATCGGGTTCGTCACGCTGCGCGTGCTGGTCATCCCGCTGTTCGAGCGGACGCCGCTCCACCTCGACGACCGCCTGTCCGCCAAAGACGGCCACGTCGTCGTCGCGGAGTACGAGCGCGAGACGGGGGTGCTGCTCGACGAACTCGAACAGCACGGGACCGACTACGTCCTCATCGAGTCCGACGACGACGAGGCGAAGTTCCTCTCCGACGAGGGCTATCAGGTCATCAACGGAGACCCCGAAGACCGGCGCGACCTCGACCGCGCCACCATCGAACGGGCGTCGCTGCTCATCACCGACACCGGCGACCGCACCGCGAGCGTCGTGTTGACCGCTCTCGAAGCCAACGAGGACCTCACCGTCGTCAGCTTCACCCCGTCGACGCGCCGGACGGCGGCCCTCGCAGAGGTCGGTGTCGACAGGAGCATCGCACCGCACGCACTCATCGGCCAGCAACTCGCCGCGAAAGCGACCACACCCGTCTCCGTCGAGGCCGCGACCGGTGACAGCGCAGTGGCTATCCGCGAGGTGCTGGTTCGCCACGACAGCCCACTCCACGGCGTCCGGGTGGCAGACTCGCCGCTGGCCGACCACCCGGAGCTGACGCTCGTCGCCGGCTGGTTCGACGGCGAGTTTCGCCTCCCGCCCTCGCCGGACGAGCGGCTCACGTCCAACACGGTGCTGGTCGTCGCGGGGCCGGAAGACGCCATCGACGACCTCGAACGGGCGACCGCCGGCGTCCGCGAGCCACGCGAATCGAGACACTCGCGGGTCGTCGTCGCCGGTCTCGGGGAGGGCGGTGCCGCGGCCGTCGAGACACTCCCCGCGGACGTTCCGGTCACGACCGTCGACGACGACCCGGCGACCGACCCCGACGTCGTCGGCGACGTCACGGAGCCGGAGACGCTGCGCGACGCCGACATCGCGGGGGCCTCTGCGCTTGTCGTGACCGTCGACGACGACGCGACCGCACTGTTGACCGCTGCGATGGCCCGGTCGATAGCAGACGACGTCGAGATTCTCGTCCGCACCACGGACGCCGAGAAGACCTCCGAGGCGTTCCGGGCCGGTGCCGACTACGTCCTCTCCACCCAGCGCGTGTGTGCCCGCCTGGTCGCGTCCGAGGTACACGGCGAGCGGACGGTGGCCCCGGTAAACCAGATCCGTCTCGTCCGGACGTCGGCGTCGTCGTTCGCCGGCAACTCGCTCGGTGCCATGCGCCGGGACACTGCGCGTGGCTGGAGCGTCGTCGGTCTGGTCCGCGACGGGGACGTGTACACCGACGGGGAGACCACGATAGAGAGCGACGACGAGGTGTTCGTCGCGGGGAGCGACGAAGCCATCCAGGAGTTCGAGCGCACCGTCGGGACCGAGTAA
- a CDS encoding ornithine cyclodeaminase family protein — protein METLLLDPEDVAESASLPAVIDAVEGAFGAYARGDVQMPAKSYIDLPQHDGDFRSMPAYIDLVEEEGWEAAGVKWVNSHPHNPDDHDLPTVMGTMIYSDPETALPLAILDGTTLTRLRTGAAAAVATRHLARADATSLGLVGAGIQAHTQLEAIAGVRDIETVVVADIDADAIAEIIEQYGDDYEVREGSIDEAAACDVVSTTTPVEDPIVESVGESTHVNAMGADAAGKHEIADDVLLDAKVVIDDHAQCTHSGEINVPYTAGVLDDEDIHAELGEVVAGQKPGREAGDGVTVFDSTGLAIQDVAASHIVYEHARERGIGTDFALVGTET, from the coding sequence ATGGAGACCCTACTGCTGGACCCCGAGGACGTCGCCGAGAGTGCCTCCCTGCCGGCTGTCATCGACGCCGTAGAAGGTGCCTTCGGCGCGTACGCCCGCGGCGACGTGCAGATGCCCGCCAAGTCCTACATCGACCTGCCACAGCACGACGGCGACTTCCGCTCGATGCCCGCCTACATCGACCTCGTCGAGGAGGAGGGCTGGGAGGCCGCCGGCGTCAAGTGGGTCAACTCCCACCCGCACAACCCCGACGACCACGACCTGCCGACGGTCATGGGGACGATGATATACTCCGACCCCGAGACGGCGCTCCCGCTGGCGATTCTCGACGGGACGACGCTGACGCGCCTGCGCACCGGTGCGGCCGCCGCGGTGGCGACGCGGCACCTCGCCCGCGCAGACGCCACCTCGCTGGGGCTGGTCGGGGCCGGCATCCAGGCCCACACGCAACTGGAGGCCATCGCCGGGGTGCGCGACATCGAGACGGTCGTGGTGGCCGACATCGACGCGGACGCCATCGCCGAGATAATCGAGCAGTACGGCGACGACTACGAGGTGCGCGAGGGGAGCATCGACGAGGCCGCTGCCTGCGACGTGGTCTCGACGACCACGCCCGTCGAGGACCCCATCGTCGAGTCCGTCGGCGAGTCCACCCACGTCAACGCGATGGGAGCGGACGCCGCCGGGAAACACGAGATAGCCGACGACGTGCTGCTGGACGCGAAAGTGGTCATCGACGACCACGCCCAGTGTACCCACTCCGGCGAAATCAACGTCCCCTACACCGCCGGCGTGCTCGACGACGAGGACATCCACGCCGAACTCGGCGAAGTGGTCGCGGGGCAGAAACCGGGGCGGGAGGCGGGCGATGGCGTCACCGTCTTCGACTCTACGGGCCTGGCAATCCAGGACGTGGCCGCCTCCCACATCGTCTACGAGCACGCCCGGGAGCGTGGCATCGGAACGGATTTTGCCCTCGTGGGTACTGAAACGTAG
- a CDS encoding DUF7535 family protein, whose amino-acid sequence MATEESPPGLEPVQKVYRTVTPPYRGRSNQQMNLVGYLIIGGMLILFVPLAPFIIAWWLVAKLLGAIRQRAE is encoded by the coding sequence ATGGCAACCGAGGAGTCCCCGCCGGGCCTTGAACCCGTCCAGAAGGTGTACCGCACCGTGACCCCACCCTACCGCGGGCGTTCGAACCAGCAGATGAACCTCGTCGGGTACCTCATCATCGGGGGCATGCTCATCCTCTTCGTCCCCCTCGCCCCGTTTATCATCGCCTGGTGGCTGGTCGCGAAACTGCTGGGCGCGATTCGACAGCGGGCCGAGTGA